From Solibacillus sp. FSL W7-1464:
AAAATATGATGCACCGTTTATTTTTATGGGGGATTCAGCAGGCGGTGGACTGGCATTGGCGCTGGCGCAGGATGTAAAGAAGTTCTCAAAAAAACAGCCGCAGCATATTGTTCTACATTCCGCATGGCTCGATGTACGGGGGGAAGATCCACGCTACAAAGAACTTGAAAAACTTGACCCGATGCTGGGCGTAGCAGGCGCACAGGAGCTCGGCAGATTATGGGCAGACGGAGCGGAGTTAACCGATTTCAAAATAAGTCCTCTACATGGAGAACTGAAAGACATCGGTCAAATCACTGCTTTTGTCGGGACAGGTGAGCTGCTGCTTGTCGATGCAAAAATGCTTCTCGATAAAGCAAAGGAACAAGGTGTAAGGGTCCATTACTATGAGTACCCGAGAATGAATCATGTTTTTCCGGTATTTCCCATTCCAGAAGCAAAGAAAGCAATGAAGCAATTACTCAAGATCATAAAAAATTAGCATGAATGAACGAGGAGCATTTACAGTATGAAATTATATATTATCCGACACGCAAAAGCAGAAGGACAAGATCCGGAAGCCGAGTTAACAGCAGCTGGTAAGAAGGAAAGTGAGCAGCTGGCGAATTTTCTGGAACAGTACCCGATTGAACTTGTCATATCAAGTCCATTTACAAGAGCATTACATACTATAGAACCTTTTGTCCGGAAAAACAAGATTCCTTTCAAAATGGATCATCGGTTGAGTGAACGAGTATTAAGTGACGAAAGTCTTCCGGATTGGCTGGAAAAATTGAAACAAACGTATGTAGATAAGGATTTAAAATTTACTGGCGGGGAATCTAGTAATGAAGCAACATATCGTATAATTGAATTAGTAGAAGAATTAAAACAAAGTACTCATATGTCAGTGGTAATCGTTACACACGGCAATATAATGTCATTACTACTCAATCATTTTCAACCGCATTTTGGATTTGATGAATGGAAACAGCTGTCCAATCCGGATGTATTTGAAATAGAGTTTAGCAATGAGCAAACAGTTGTAAACCGTATATGGCGATAGGTAGCGTAAAATAGGTTGTAGAAAAGCAGGTGCAATATGAAAAATTATTTTATTATCAGTGATATCCACGGTCAGTATAAAGCATTTGAACAGTTATTATCGTACTGGGATGAAAAGGATACCCTTGTTCTACTGGGGGATTTAATCGACCGGGGTCCTCGTTCTTATGAGGTTGTACAAAAAGTAATGGATTTGAAGCGGAAATACGGGGAACAGGTTGTTTTCTGTAAAGGGAATCATGAAGCGATGCTGTTGGATTTTCTTGAAAACCCTGGGCAAAAACACGCCTTTTATTACAAATACGGTGGTCGGGAAACAATGGCTTCATTTTTAAAGTATTTACCGGTCGAAGTAAGTGAACTGGACCCGATTGAACAAGCGCAAGTCGTAAAAGAGAAGTTTGCGGAGGAATTGGATTTTTTAAATAACGGCAAATTATATGAAATCGCAGGAAATCTGTTGTTGACGCATGCAGGGTTTGATTCGAGTTTCGCGACAGTTGATGAAACGGATGATGAAAATTTCTTATGGATTCGCCAGCATTATAAAAATGAAAATAAAACACCGTATATCAATGTTTTTGGTCATACACCATTACAACACATCCATGATTGCAATGATGTTTGGATTAGTGAAGACCAAAAATATATTGGAATAGACGGCGGGTGTTATTTTACAGGTCAATTGAATGGCATCGTTCTGTCGGAAGATGGACAAATCGTTCATATATATGCCGTTACTTCGGACAAAACCGAAAACTATGATATTTGACAGGTGTCGTTTAGACTGAGTATAAAGTTATAATTGTATAATATTTTTTCTTGTATGTATGTTTTCTCCCGGTTTTTTGGTATACTACAATCAACGATATGTAAAAGAGGTTATCCCGTTCGATTTTGTGCGGGGTAACCTCTTTCGTGTTTAAAGAAGTTTTTCAGGGAGGAAACATTTTGGAGCAATATACAAATTTACGAGCGGGCGAAAAAGGTGCCTATTTATCGATTTTTGCCTACATATTTTTAAGCGCTCTGAAGTTAGCTGCAGGCTATTTAGGCGATTCAGAAGCATTGAAGGCAGACGGATTAAATAATACAACCGATATTATTGCTTCGGTAGCCGTCTTGATCGGGCTCAGAATTTCCCAGCGCCCGCCGGATGATGATCATCGATACGGACATTTTCGTGCAGAAACGATCGCATCACTTGTTGCATCCTTTATTATGATTTATGTCGGGATCGAAGTACTGATATCAGCAGGTGAAAAAATCGCGAAACCGATTGATCAGGATCCTTCCATTTTAACAATTATTGTTGCTGTGTTTAGCGCAGCAGTTATGTTTGCAGTTTATAAATATAATTTAAACCTCTCAAAAAGAATTAACAGTTCTGCTGTTAAAGCGGCAGCCTATGATAACCGCTCTGATGCCTTTGTCAGTATCGGGACAGCAATCGGTATTACCGCAGCGATATTAGGTTTCCCGATCGTCGATACGATTACCGCCTTTATTATCGGTTTAATCATTATTAAAACAGCGATCGAAATCTTTAAAGAAGCGGTGTTCTCGTTAACGGACGGATTTGATACGGAATTGATCAGTTCGATTGAAGAACGTGTTTCGAAAATTCCGCGTGTCCGTGACGTTACCGATGTCCGTGGCAGACAGCACGGCAGCTTAATTCTTGTCGATATTACAGTAAGTGTAAATCCTAATCTCAATGTACGTGATTCACATGCCATTACGGAGCAAATTGAAAATGAAGTGAAGCAGTTGAATCCTTATGCGACAACACTTGTCCATATTGAACCGTATGACCCGAAAGAGCTGATTATTTGTGAAGATGATTTCCATTTCTAATGTATAGACAAGCCGTTCTCCTTTACTAACCGTGAAAGGAGAATGGCTTTTTTTATGTTTGAATCAAAATCATCCATCTTCTGTTAAAATGTAAGTACTTGCGAGCTTTATACCTACGTTAGGTTCTTTAACAAGAGTAACTTACATAGATTCAAAATTTACAAAAAAGAAAGAGGAATACTATTGCATACTACAATCGGGATTGTCGCTCATGTTGATTCTGGAAAAACAACATTTTGCGAACAATTGCTTTATCATACAAATGCGATTAAAAAGCGCGGGCGGGTCGATCACCAAGATGCTTATTTAGATAATCATGCCATTGAACGGCAACGCGGGATTACGATTTTTGCGGAGCAGGGGCGGATCGATTACAACGGGCAAGTGTATACGCTGATCGATACACCGGGTCACATCGATTTCGCACCTGAAATGGAGCGTGTGGTTCATGTGATGGATGCGGCTATTGTCATTATTAGTGCGGTCGATGGAATTGAAGGGCATACGGAAACAGTTTGGCATTTGCTGCGGGAGCACCATGTTCCGACATTCATCTTCATTAACAAAATAGATCGTGAAGGAGCAGATGTTGATGCAGTAATGGCTGCGATTAAAAAAGACTTATCTCCAAATGCCCTACTGTTCAACAATGGCATTGATACTACAGTAAAAGAGTGGCTTGCGGAACGTGATGAACAGCTGATGGAAAAGTACTTTGCAGATGAATTAACGGAGCATGACTGTAACGCAAAGCTGAAAGAGATGATACAGAAGGAACAGGCCTTTGTTTGTATGTCGGGCTCTGCTTTAAAAGATGAAGGGGTACTGGATTTTTTCGAAACGATTGCGCAACTGACAGAAACGACATTCGATGTGAACGGACCATTTGAAGGGAAGGTCTATAAAATTCGCCATGACAATCAGCAGCGTCTCACATTTATGAAAGCATTATCGGGTGTATTGAAAGTTCGCGATGAATTTACTTTCGGTGAAACGACAGAAAAGGTAACGGAAATCCGGCTATACAATGGCAGCAGCTTTACGACGGTTCAACAAATACAGGCGGGCGATATTTTTGCGGTGAAGGGACTGGCGACACCGGTTATCGGGGATGTGATCGGGGATACGGAAGCAAATGCTGCGCAATTTGAAATGGTACCGACATTGCAGGCGAAAGTAATGTACGAAGGTGCATTACATATTAAAGAACTTCACCGGATTTTCCGTGAAATTGAAGCGGAGGAGCCGAGTTTACGGATCGTATGGAATGAGAAATTCCAGGAAATTTCGGTTCATGTTATGGGGGCGATTCAGCTCGAAGTATTAACGGAACTGGTGAAGGACCGCTTCGGAATTGACGTGGACTTCGGCAAGCCGCAAATTCTCTATAAAGAAACGATTGCTGCTCTAACAGTCGGCTATGGCCATTTTGAACCGTTAAAGCATTATGCGGAAGTACATCTGAAAATGGAACCGAACACGCGCGGTGCAGGAAACACATTCTCGAGCGAGTGTCATGCCGATAATTTATCTGTCGGGCAGCAGCGGTTAATAGAAAAGCATCTATTTGAGCGGGACCATCACGGATTGCTTACGGGTTTTCCTGTAACTGATATTCATTTTACGCTACTGACAGGACGTGCACATAATAAGCACACAGAAGGCGGAGATTTCCGTGAAGCATCGTTTAGAGCATTGCGGCAAGGGCTTGAACAAGTGGAAAATATACTGTTGGAGCCTTATTACCGATTTAAGATGAAAGCGTCAAACGACCATATTGGCCGGATGATGTCGGATATCCAACAGGCAAGCGGAACATTTGAAGCACCGATTTTAACAGAAGATACCGTGACAATATACGGGTGGGCTCCAGTAGCAACTTTTATGGAGTACTCCACTCAATTTGCCGCTTATACAAACGGGAAAGGTGCGTTAACTCTGCAATTCGATGGCTATGATGTATGCCATAACAGCGAGGAAATCATTGAACAGATTGGCTACAATAAAAACGCAGACCCTGAATATACATCCTCAAGCATTTTTTGTGCAAAGGGGAAGGGGTACAGTGTGCCTTGGCATGAAGTGAAAGACGCGATGCATTGTGAAGTAAGGGAAATTGAATAACGAAGAGAAGGATTTTGCGGGACAATAAAGAAATAAGCTAGAGTGTACAGAAAAAGGAGGCACTTCTAATGGCATATATTTTACAAGTAGATTTCAAAATGGACGGTCCATTCGGTGAAGAAATGGCTGTGGGGTTTAAAGGATTGGCAGAAAGTATTAATGAAGAAAAAGGTTTGCTTTGGAAAATTTGGACAGAGGATGCGAAAGCTGGCGAAGCGGGTGGTATTTACTTATTTGAAACAAAGGAAACTGCTGCAGCTTACTTGGAAATGCATTCAAAGCGTCTCAATGGCTTCGGTATAACAGCCATCAACAGCAAAATTTTAGCAGTGAACGAGTCGTTAACGAAGATTAACAATGGTCCGGTTAATGTATAAATAAAAAAGCATGACAGTTTTTGAGAGACACAATGGTGGTGTCTCTCTTTTTGTTTGGAATTAACTGAACGTAAAATCCAAGTTTGGGGATTTTTGGAACTTATCGTATAATATAATACGTCCCAAAATTTAAGGGAGGAGGTTAGCGTTTTATGGAAACATTAGTCCCTTTATCTTTAATAGGTATTCCACTTTTCTCGATCGTGCTCTGTGTCACTATTATCAATTTGCTGAAAATTATTATCCATCACCCGGAACAATCTGTAAAGAAACATACTTTCTTAATTAGTATCAGCGTTGCATACATACTATTTTCATTTTTATGTATATTAATTGTCATTGCCGATTCAGTTTGGGGAATATCCCCTTAAGTGACTCACATATTGCTATGGAGTTAAATTAATACTAAGAAAGACAAAATACTCTTTAGGTAAGAGTTTTTGTCTTTTTTTACGCTTACGCTCATTTAGTTTTTCTTTTGCTTTGACCAAAAGTCAGGAGGCATATAAGAAATTAACGAATAATCAATTTCATCCCCGGATTGAGTTGCTAATTGTACAAGTAAAGGTTCCTTTTTATTAAGTGGGTTTATTGCCCCGGTTTTAACTGTAATAACCTGAACCCCGGTTCTTTTTGGATGGCCGACCAAAACGACCTGATTACCTAAAGTAAAAACATCGGTAATTTCGGTTTGAAATGCAACAATATAAAGGTCCAAATCATTTTCATTTTGAAACATGGGGATAGATAAGCCGAGGTTGTGTTCGAAATCATACCAACCAGAGATTCCAATATCATAATTTGTAAATAATCGGTGCAGGGCATAATGGATCCTACTAGGAATATAACTCCATCTTCCGGTCTTGCTATACCAATGTTCCTCATATGCAGGTCTTTTATAATCAGGTTTACTTACTATCACTTCAAAAGGAATTTTAGTTCCATTTTTCATCACTTCTGAAATTTGAACCACATTTGATGGGAAAGGTTGCTCTTTCCAAGGAGGGTCAGAAATATTTTCAGGTTTGGAAGGCTCAAGATTTTGAAGACGTTTTTCTGCTTCATTTAATTTTTCTTTAAGGTCTGCAATTTTTTCCTCTAAACGCTTAGCTTCATTTAATTCTTCTGCATTGCAAAGCGGTGCAATACTTATATTAAAAATCACTACGCAAATAATAAATAAAATCTTTTTGACAATTACCATTTAAACACCTCAAAATTATTTTGCGCTATTGATGCTTAATTATGTTTTAGTAATTATTTCTATGAGTACGGATACTTTAGTACCAGAATAAAGAATGCTATTTAATACTCATTTTCCAGATTGAGGTTGCTAGTCTCCGAATATTGTAATAGTGTTTTAATTACATTTCATTTTAATGGTTTTATTTTAGCAGCAATTCCAACATTTATTCGCAGTAAACAGGGGTGATGTTATAGTGATTTTAGTGATTTTGATGCTAGGTTTATTTTTAATGATTTATCTGAAGAAACCATTTCTGTTTAGTAAAAGAGTATATGATAATATTTTTTTAGGCGGTTATCTTATTCTCTTAACACTTTATATTATTAACACAGCCTTTTTTAGATTAATGTCTGATCAGTTACTTTTAATTGTTACACTTATTTTCCTATTACCTTTGTTTATTAAGTTTTTTGCAGTTAAAAGTAGCACAAAATAAATTCGAAATTCAAGAAAAGCAGGAACATTGGTAATTCAACGTTCCTGCTTTTCTATATACTTTTCGTTGTAATCCTCGTTGGGATTCATTTTGGGAACTTTAATCAAGTCAGCATTTACCTCACAAAAATTTGTGCATCAAAATAACACAGACCTTTGCAGCTTGGGCAATCGACTAACAACTACATAACGGATGCCTCCAGCCTGATCGACGGTATCGCCATGGGGGAAATTATTATCATTTATTTAATAAGTTAATGTAATATTCTTACTGTTTTGTTATATTACAAGGGGGAAGGCGGTTTGAAAACGTTTGGAATTAAATAAACCCTTGATAAATAATCTTTGTATTTTGATACATAATTTGAAGTTGGGAGCTGCTGAAAATGTTGGATAAGATAAAGGATTCATTTACATCTAAGCAATTAGCTTGTTCTAATTGTGGAAGAAAAATTGAAGAAGGGGAACGTTTTACAGCCAATATAACGATGCCCTCTGAAAGAAACATGATGGTATCAAGATTAGATAATGCAATTGCAAGAACCGCCGACAGTGTTATTTGTGAAAAATGTCAGTAAAGCATGCAATAACGGATTCATGAAAGACTGATAGGTAGTATACACAAAGTGAATAATTCTTACTGAGGAATGAAAGGATTGAAAAAATGGAGAATTGTATATTTTGTAGGATTGTAGGGGGAGAACTACCCTCCTACACAATATTTAAAGATGAGATAGTAACTGCATTTCTAGATATTAACCCTGTGGCTATAGGTCATATATTAGTAATCCCCAATAAACATTTTACCAGATTAGACACTATCAACGATGAAGAAATTATGAAAGGATTAATGAATGCACTTATCAAGGTATCAAATCAACTCATTGCTTCTGGGATTTGTAATGACTTTACTATACTTAATGATAATGGAATAAATGCACAACAAGATATTATGCATACTCATTTCCATATCATACCGAGACATCGTAATGAAAAAATAGAATTAAAACTTCCAACAGATAAAGATGCTGCTACTACAGAGAAACTTGAATATACATATACTCTTCTGAAACAATTATTATAAGATATTCATTTAACAGTTAGTTTTATAGTGACTTCAACTTAAATTTGAGTTTTATAATGAGGTAGTGGACAAAAATTATGGAGTAAATTATCTAAAAAAAAGATTGAGATTATGAATTTAAAATACATTTCGATTTATACTAACGTTCCCAATTGAAACTTTTGGTACGATTATTTAGTTACAATTATTGCAAATGAAAAGAGGTTTTTGCATGAATTTTTTTCTACCTATTTTAGGTTCAATATTGCTATCACTTATATTATTTATGATTCATCCCTTTGTTGCAGCTATTGTTTTATCAGGTATAGTAGTAGGTTGCTTATTAAGAGGGCTATATTTGTTAAAAGAAATTCACAAAAAACTCATACCTAAAGAAGATAAAGTAAAAGCTGCAGTAAGACGCCATTTAGAAGAATAAAATCGTATAGAATAACTATCTGAAATTTTTACAGTCAAAAATTAACATTTAAAAGTAATTTTATGGATAAACAAATGAATTAAGCATACATAATTAACTTAAATAACCTTCCCAAATAAAAGCTTCGGTAGCTTTTAACTAAATTTAATAACGTTATTAAGAATTGGACTTTTCCAATTCTTTTTTTTATCATTCAAACATTGAATGATACAAAAAGAGTACACTATAATCAAATGAATATTTGAATGAGGGAGGGTGATCTTAATGAGTAAGAAAGATACATGTGAAATTTATTGTTATGACGAGGAAAAAGTCAATCAAATACAAGGTGAATTAGAAAAAGAAGACCTTTCCAGTGTTGCCCAATTGTTTAAAGCACTTGCAGATGAAAATAGAGCAAAAATTTCCTTTGCTTTATGCCAAGATGATGAGTTATGTGTTTGTGATATTGCCAATATTATTGGTTCTTCTGTTGCAACAGCTTCTCATCACCTTCGAACTCTTCATAAGCAAGGGATTGTAAAGTATCGAAAAGAAGGTAAATTAGCCTTTTATTCACTGGATGATGACCATATCAAGCAATTGATTACCCTCGCATTAGCATATAAGAAAGAGGTGAAGGTCAATGTCTGTGCAACAAGGTAAACTAACAGAAGAAGAAATGAAAACCTATCGTGTACAAGGGTTTACTTGTACAAATTGTGCAGCTATTTTTGAAAGTAACGTTAAAGGTTTGCCAGGTGTTGAGGATGCAAAGGTTAATTTTGGTGCATCTAAAGTGTATGTGAAAGGCAATGCAACAATTGAGGAACTAGAAAAAGCAGGAGCATTTGAGAATTTAAAGATTCGGGATGAAAAAGAACAAAAGGTGGAACGTGAACCATTTTGGAAGCAAAAAGAGAATATTAAGGTTTATATTTCAGTCGTTTTGCTTGTGATTAGTTGGTCTTTAGTGGAGCAATTTGGAGAAGAACATACCCTTCCAACAATCGGTTATGCAGCATCTATTTTAATTGGCGGCTATTCGCTATTCATTAAAGGGCTTAAAAATCTAAGCAGATTAAAGTTTGATATGAATACGCTCATGACGATTGCCATTATAGGAGCTGCTGTGATAGGTGAATGGGGAGAAGGGGCAATGGTTGTCATTCTGTTCGCTATTAGTGAAGCATTAGAGCGTTATTCAATGGATAAGGCTCGTCAATCTATTGAATCTTTAATGGATATTGCTCCAAAAGAAGCGTTAATTCGCCGTGGAACTGAAGAAATGATGGTTCATGTTGAAGATATTCAGGTTGGAGATATGATGATCGTCAAACCTGGTCAAAAATTGGCGATGGATGGAACAGTTATTAAGGGAACTTCCACGTTAAATCAGGCTGCAATTACTGGAGAAAGTGTTCCAGTAACTAAAACAATAAATGATGAGGTATTTGCGGGAACCTTAAACGAAGAAGGATTGCTTGAAGTAAAAGTAACAAAACGAGTTGAAGATACGACGCTTTCGAAAATTATTTATCTTGTAGAAGAAGCACAAGCAGAGCGAGCACCTTCTCAAGCATTTGTAGATAAATTTGCGAAATACTATACACCTGCAATTGTCATTTTGGCTGCTGTAATTGCCGTTCTTCCGCCACTGTTTGGTGGAGATTGGAGTGAATGGATTTATCAAGGTTTAGCAATATTGGTTGTTGGTTGTCCCTGTGCTTTAGTTGTTTCAACTCCAGTGGCTGTTGTTACTGCAATTGGAAATGCAGCAAAAAATGGTGTCTTAATTAAAGGTGGCATCCATCTAGAAGAAACTGGACACTTAAAAGCGATTGCGTTTGATAAAACAGGAACATTAACAAAAGGTATTCCTGCTGTAACAGATATCGTAACATATCGTGGAAACGAAAATGAATTATTGACAATTACTGCAGCCATCGAAAATGGTTCCCAACATCCATTAGCTTCAGCGATTAAGAGAAAAGCTGAAGAAAACGGGTTAAACTTTAAGGGTGTCGTGGTTGAAGAGT
This genomic window contains:
- a CDS encoding histidine phosphatase family protein — its product is MKLYIIRHAKAEGQDPEAELTAAGKKESEQLANFLEQYPIELVISSPFTRALHTIEPFVRKNKIPFKMDHRLSERVLSDESLPDWLEKLKQTYVDKDLKFTGGESSNEATYRIIELVEELKQSTHMSVVIVTHGNIMSLLLNHFQPHFGFDEWKQLSNPDVFEIEFSNEQTVVNRIWR
- a CDS encoding alpha/beta hydrolase → MRSMQSVLFEKFLVLRGTKKKFMDLRLLDDFIAMKHNERPYELDAKFKEQHQIQKDELNGMHYYTINEQQTPQKVIYYFHGGAYINDPLIFHWRYLEKLAQETNFTIVVPIYPKLPKHTHKECFTAIHDLYDHLVLKYDAPFIFMGDSAGGGLALALAQDVKKFSKKQPQHIVLHSAWLDVRGEDPRYKELEKLDPMLGVAGAQELGRLWADGAELTDFKISPLHGELKDIGQITAFVGTGELLLVDAKMLLDKAKEQGVRVHYYEYPRMNHVFPVFPIPEAKKAMKQLLKIIKN
- a CDS encoding heavy metal translocating P-type ATPase → MSVQQGKLTEEEMKTYRVQGFTCTNCAAIFESNVKGLPGVEDAKVNFGASKVYVKGNATIEELEKAGAFENLKIRDEKEQKVEREPFWKQKENIKVYISVVLLVISWSLVEQFGEEHTLPTIGYAASILIGGYSLFIKGLKNLSRLKFDMNTLMTIAIIGAAVIGEWGEGAMVVILFAISEALERYSMDKARQSIESLMDIAPKEALIRRGTEEMMVHVEDIQVGDMMIVKPGQKLAMDGTVIKGTSTLNQAAITGESVPVTKTINDEVFAGTLNEEGLLEVKVTKRVEDTTLSKIIYLVEEAQAERAPSQAFVDKFAKYYTPAIVILAAVIAVLPPLFGGDWSEWIYQGLAILVVGCPCALVVSTPVAVVTAIGNAAKNGVLIKGGIHLEETGHLKAIAFDKTGTLTKGIPAVTDIVTYRGNENELLTITAAIENGSQHPLASAIKRKAEENGLNFKGVVVEEFQSITGKGVKAKVNSDMYYVGSPNLFEKTIRNGIESSITENITRMQTQGKTVMVLGTEKEILSLIAVADEVRDSSKEVISKLNHMGIETVMLTGDNQRTAEVIGKQVDVSDIKADLLPEDKLYFIKKLREKHQSVAMVGDGVNDAPALAASSVGVAMGGAGTDTALETADIALMSDDLSKLPYTIKLSRKALVIIKQNITFSLAIKLVALMLVMPGWLTLWIAIFADMGATLLVMLNSLRLLRVKE
- a CDS encoding cation diffusion facilitator family transporter; the protein is MEQYTNLRAGEKGAYLSIFAYIFLSALKLAAGYLGDSEALKADGLNNTTDIIASVAVLIGLRISQRPPDDDHRYGHFRAETIASLVASFIMIYVGIEVLISAGEKIAKPIDQDPSILTIIVAVFSAAVMFAVYKYNLNLSKRINSSAVKAAAYDNRSDAFVSIGTAIGITAAILGFPIVDTITAFIIGLIIIKTAIEIFKEAVFSLTDGFDTELISSIEERVSKIPRVRDVTDVRGRQHGSLILVDITVSVNPNLNVRDSHAITEQIENEVKQLNPYATTLVHIEPYDPKELIICEDDFHF
- a CDS encoding metallophosphoesterase family protein; translation: MKNYFIISDIHGQYKAFEQLLSYWDEKDTLVLLGDLIDRGPRSYEVVQKVMDLKRKYGEQVVFCKGNHEAMLLDFLENPGQKHAFYYKYGGRETMASFLKYLPVEVSELDPIEQAQVVKEKFAEELDFLNNGKLYEIAGNLLLTHAGFDSSFATVDETDDENFLWIRQHYKNENKTPYINVFGHTPLQHIHDCNDVWISEDQKYIGIDGGCYFTGQLNGIVLSEDGQIVHIYAVTSDKTENYDI
- a CDS encoding translation factor GTPase family protein, whose amino-acid sequence is MHTTIGIVAHVDSGKTTFCEQLLYHTNAIKKRGRVDHQDAYLDNHAIERQRGITIFAEQGRIDYNGQVYTLIDTPGHIDFAPEMERVVHVMDAAIVIISAVDGIEGHTETVWHLLREHHVPTFIFINKIDREGADVDAVMAAIKKDLSPNALLFNNGIDTTVKEWLAERDEQLMEKYFADELTEHDCNAKLKEMIQKEQAFVCMSGSALKDEGVLDFFETIAQLTETTFDVNGPFEGKVYKIRHDNQQRLTFMKALSGVLKVRDEFTFGETTEKVTEIRLYNGSSFTTVQQIQAGDIFAVKGLATPVIGDVIGDTEANAAQFEMVPTLQAKVMYEGALHIKELHRIFREIEAEEPSLRIVWNEKFQEISVHVMGAIQLEVLTELVKDRFGIDVDFGKPQILYKETIAALTVGYGHFEPLKHYAEVHLKMEPNTRGAGNTFSSECHADNLSVGQQRLIEKHLFERDHHGLLTGFPVTDIHFTLLTGRAHNKHTEGGDFREASFRALRQGLEQVENILLEPYYRFKMKASNDHIGRMMSDIQQASGTFEAPILTEDTVTIYGWAPVATFMEYSTQFAAYTNGKGALTLQFDGYDVCHNSEEIIEQIGYNKNADPEYTSSSIFCAKGKGYSVPWHEVKDAMHCEVREIE
- a CDS encoding ArsR/SmtB family transcription factor; translated protein: MSKKDTCEIYCYDEEKVNQIQGELEKEDLSSVAQLFKALADENRAKISFALCQDDELCVCDIANIIGSSVATASHHLRTLHKQGIVKYRKEGKLAFYSLDDDHIKQLITLALAYKKEVKVNVCATR
- a CDS encoding HIT domain-containing protein, producing MENCIFCRIVGGELPSYTIFKDEIVTAFLDINPVAIGHILVIPNKHFTRLDTINDEEIMKGLMNALIKVSNQLIASGICNDFTILNDNGINAQQDIMHTHFHIIPRHRNEKIELKLPTDKDAATTEKLEYTYTLLKQLL
- a CDS encoding monooxygenase, translating into MAYILQVDFKMDGPFGEEMAVGFKGLAESINEEKGLLWKIWTEDAKAGEAGGIYLFETKETAAAYLEMHSKRLNGFGITAINSKILAVNESLTKINNGPVNV